The Vibrio rhizosphaerae genome contains the following window.
CGACGCGATTCAGGCCCATCAGCAGCTTGATGTGGACGGCGTCATGATCACCGTTGCAGAAGATGTCGAACGGGGCAGTAAAGTGGCCATTCGATCAATTTCGCGTGGTGATAACATTATCAAATATGGCAGCCCGATTGGCGGGGCGACGGCTGATATTGAAGCCGGGCAGTGGGTACATACCCACAATATGAAGACCAATCTGTCGGATACCGATAGCTACCAATATCATCCTAAATTTGTGCCTGTGCCACTGCTGAGCACGCAAGAGCGCACCTTTCAGGGCTATGCGCGTGCCAATGGCGACGTGGCGATTCGTAACGAAATCTGGGTGATTCCGACCGTCGGTTGTGTCAATGGCATTGCGAGACAGGCGGTTGAGCGCTTCAAACAAAATCATCCGCAGTTGCAGTGTGACGGCGTCCATCTGTTTGCCCATAACTATGGTTGCTCACAGCTCGGTGACGACCATGAAAATACCCGTAGAATTCTGGCCAACATGGTTAAACACCCCAATGCCGGTGGTGTATTAGTCATTGGGCTGGGATGTGAGAACAATCAGATTGTCCCGTTTCAGGAGCTGGTCGGTGACGTCGATCCCGATCGGGTACGCTACATGGTGGCGCAAAACGAACGGGATGAAGTGGCTGCGGCGGTTGAACAGCTTACGCAAATCTATCAGACCGTCCGTCAGGATACCCGTACCGAGATGAGTATCGGCCGGTTACGCGTCGGGTTAGAGTGCGGCGGCTCGGACGGGTTATCCGGGATTACTGCGAACCCGATGCTCGGCGCGTTCTCTGATTATCTGATTCAGTTTGGCGGCACCTCGGTATTAACCGAAGTCCCGGAGATGTTCGGTGCCGAGCATATTCTTTTCGAACGGTGCATCGATGAAGCAACCTTCGATAAAGCTGTGGCGATGATTAACGGCTTTAAGCAATACTTTATTGCCCATGACCAGCCGATTTATGAGAACCCGTCACCGGGGAATAAAAAAGGCGGGATTTCTTCGCTGGAAGATAAATCGATGGGATGTACACAAAAAGCGGGCAATAGCCCGGTGATCGATGTGCTGGCCTATGGTGACACGCTATCTGTACCCGGTTTGAATCTGTTGAGTGCTCCGGGCAATGATGCGGTTGCCACATCGGCGCTGGCTGCGAGCGGGTGTCATATGGTGCTGTTTTCTACGGGGCGTGGTACGCCTTATGGCGGGTTTGTGCCGACCATGAAGATTGCCACCAACTCGGAACTGGCGGAGAAAAAACCGCATTGGATTGATTTCAATGCCGGATCTCTGGTCGAAGGGGTCACCATGCCTGAAATTCTCGACCAGTTTATTGAACGTGTGGTTGCGATTGCCAGTGGTGAGCCGGCTAACAACGAAAAGAATGATTTTCGTGAACTGGCGATCTTTAAATCCGGGGTGACGCTGTAGTTCTCGATACGATGGTTCTCGATACGATAGTTCTCAGATGCTGTCGTTCTCAAACACAGTCGTTCTCAGATACCGTTTTGCCCATTTCCTCCGGTAAAAGCGCCCGGCGATGTGAATGCATCTGCCGGGCGCACTGCCGATTGCGTTTAGGTAAAAGCGAATTCATCAATGAGTCCGTATCGTTTTTAATCAGGAGCCGCTTTTCATTAAGAGCGGCTTTTAATCAAGAACTGTTTTTAATCAAGAACTGCTCTCGGATGCGGCTTCGGCCGGGAGGGGATTTTGAAAAACATCACGACATTACCGGTCAGAATCAGTACTAAGCCAACCACGGCGCTTTGGGTCCAGACATAACCTTCAAACAGCGTTGAGATCGATAATGCCACTAGCGGGAATAAGATCGTCGCATAAGCAGCCGCGCCTGTCCCGATACGCCCACGGACAAGCACTTAAAGCAGATCGCAGAATCCGTGTGGGACAAGAGCCCGTACGGACTCAGTGTCGATGAACGGATTTTTGTCGATGATCCGCAAGTTACGACGCTGTACCGGCAGTTCTTATTGAATCTGAGCTGGAATGACACGGCAGATCGTCTGGCGCTGAGCGCCGCGACGACATTATTGTTAACCCATCTGGTACATCACTACACCCATTTTAAATGGCAGCCGGTTCAGGTCACCGGCGGGCTCGCACCATACCTGCTTGCCCGGGTGAAGGCCTATATTGAAGCCAATCTCAGTGCCGGCATCCAACTCGCTGATTTAGCGGCAGTGGTGAATTTAAGTGAATATCACTTTGCACGGATGTTTAAACAATCCGTCGGACTGGCTCCGCATCAATACGTGATGCAGCAGCGCTTACTGTTGGCAAAAACCTTGCTGAAAAACACGGATCTGTCTTTAGTCACCATCGCTTTGCAGTGTGGCTTCAGCTCATCGGGGCATTTTTCCAATCGGTTTAAACTGGCCAGCGGGTTTACTCCAAGCCAATACCGGCAGCGTTAGACCCGGCAAAAGTAAACTGCAACAGCGATTCCCTTGGGGGAACCGGTGATGTGTAGAAGAAGCCCCACAACAGCAGGGCGTTTACTTGACGTTTTAAGGATTTTTGTAAGTGTTGATGGTTTTTTAAGAGTTAATCGTTTTTTTGACCGGGTCGCGGGCTGCTATCCGTGCGCTGATTTCCGGTAATAATTGGGTGTGACTCGGCGTATCGTCCTGATCGAGCCAAATCAGCTCCCCGATATGCATCGGTTTTGCTTTTTGGGCTAATGTTTCCAGTTCAGGCAGATATTCAGCACCGGGATGGCCTTTTCGTCGGTAGGGTAAACGCTGTTTGTAACGTTCAACCACCGTCTCGGGCGACACCTGATTCCACACTTCGATCACATGATCAATATTGGCCGCATCCACATACCGGAGCAGTTCCTCTTTGGGACGGAAACCAAACCACGCATCGACTACATACACACAGGCGTCGGGAGCCTGAGCAATCGTGTCCCAGATGACTTGATAAGCCGCCTGACCAAGTCTGCGGTTGAGGTTGCGATCCACATCGTGATACAGCGCCATAAACGGCTCTTTGATGGTATCGATCGACAAATAGGGGCACGTCAGATAATCGGCGATGCGGTTTGCCGTCGTGCTTTTGCCTGAAGCCGGGATTCCATTCACAAGAATGACAGTTTTCATAGTAAATTCAGCACCTCTTCTTTGGTCGTCGCCTGTTTTAATCGTGCCCGGGTCTTGGCATCACCGAGTCGTTCAAAAATAGGCCGAAGACCTTGTTCAATATGACTGTGACCATCTAACGCACATAACATGATGATCAGATCCACTTCAGGGCTTGATTGAATGGTAATCGGATGTTTGAGGGTCACTAAACTAAAACCGAGCCGGTTGACACCGTCCTCCGGACGGGCATGGGGCAGTGCAAACCGTTCGTCTTCGAACACATAATAAGGGCCGGTTTCTTCGGTGGTCGATTTAATCGCATCTAAATAAGAGGGATCGATAAATTGATGCTCCAACAGTGGGCGAGCCGCAATATCGAGAGCCTCTTGCCAGTTTTGTACATCCACTTGTAACTGGATGGCATCGGCTTCTACTAAAAGCGCTTTCAGCATAAAGGTTTCCTTCTCAGAAATTTTTCCGCGCGGTATTTCTCAGCTCGTTCATTTTGTCAAACACATCGTCAACGCGACTTTGATAGGCCGGAACTTGCGAATAAATCGAGGCTGCCTGAGTATATTTAATCAACAGTTCTTGCCGCAGGGTGATATCATCGGGGGTTGCAGCATATTGTTGTTCCAGTTGCAAAATAGCTTGGTGAATGGCATCCGCTTCACTTGCAGTGACAACCGGGGGGGTGTGGCCAGCGAATAACTTTTTCAGGAATTGCATATAAGCCTCCTTCATTGCCCCGCCGCAGCGGGGCGCTGAATCGTGATTGAACGATGTCATGGAAATCCATGCGGTGATTGAAGTCTCGGTGATAAAGTCTCGGTGATAACGTCTGTCATCACATCTTTTTATCATTGAAACAGACGCATCTTCTCCGCAATGACCTCTCTGACCGCTTTGCGGGCCGGAATAAAGAACTTACGCACCGAGTCATCCACTTTGCCGCTGGAGAAGGTATCCTGACAGTGCTTCACCCACTGGACATTCATTTCCGTGCCGACATTGACCTTA
Protein-coding sequences here:
- a CDS encoding UxaA family hydrolase; translated protein: MKKFIQINPSDNVVVCLDAIQAHQQLDVDGVMITVAEDVERGSKVAIRSISRGDNIIKYGSPIGGATADIEAGQWVHTHNMKTNLSDTDSYQYHPKFVPVPLLSTQERTFQGYARANGDVAIRNEIWVIPTVGCVNGIARQAVERFKQNHPQLQCDGVHLFAHNYGCSQLGDDHENTRRILANMVKHPNAGGVLVIGLGCENNQIVPFQELVGDVDPDRVRYMVAQNERDEVAAAVEQLTQIYQTVRQDTRTEMSIGRLRVGLECGGSDGLSGITANPMLGAFSDYLIQFGGTSVLTEVPEMFGAEHILFERCIDEATFDKAVAMINGFKQYFIAHDQPIYENPSPGNKKGGISSLEDKSMGCTQKAGNSPVIDVLAYGDTLSVPGLNLLSAPGNDAVATSALAASGCHMVLFSTGRGTPYGGFVPTMKIATNSELAEKKPHWIDFNAGSLVEGVTMPEILDQFIERVVAIASGEPANNEKNDFRELAIFKSGVTL
- a CDS encoding helix-turn-helix domain-containing protein, whose amino-acid sequence is MWDKSPYGLSVDERIFVDDPQVTTLYRQFLLNLSWNDTADRLALSAATTLLLTHLVHHYTHFKWQPVQVTGGLAPYLLARVKAYIEANLSAGIQLADLAAVVNLSEYHFARMFKQSVGLAPHQYVMQQRLLLAKTLLKNTDLSLVTIALQCGFSSSGHFSNRFKLASGFTPSQYRQR
- a CDS encoding AAA family ATPase, with translation MKTVILVNGIPASGKSTTANRIADYLTCPYLSIDTIKEPFMALYHDVDRNLNRRLGQAAYQVIWDTIAQAPDACVYVVDAWFGFRPKEELLRYVDAANIDHVIEVWNQVSPETVVERYKQRLPYRRKGHPGAEYLPELETLAQKAKPMHIGELIWLDQDDTPSHTQLLPEISARIAARDPVKKTINS
- a CDS encoding PTS sugar transporter subunit IIA, translating into MLKALLVEADAIQLQVDVQNWQEALDIAARPLLEHQFIDPSYLDAIKSTTEETGPYYVFEDERFALPHARPEDGVNRLGFSLVTLKHPITIQSSPEVDLIIMLCALDGHSHIEQGLRPIFERLGDAKTRARLKQATTKEEVLNLL